In Arachis hypogaea cultivar Tifrunner chromosome 2, arahy.Tifrunner.gnm2.J5K5, whole genome shotgun sequence, a genomic segment contains:
- the LOC112757191 gene encoding calcium-dependent protein kinase 20, translating to MGNNCVGPATGGGNTFLQSMSAAVWRTRPPEARLPAPDGSSTAAATSNRETPSQSPAPSIPAPRTTTAAVGGSKVPEQIAVQSTPPVTVKITASETKPAQQAQKPAQPTEKPAQPAQQQAQPAKPVANNEPPPNTGGNGGGGDGGANKPTHVKRGSTIGLQVDSVLGTTTGNLKDRFSLGRKLGQGQFGTTFLCLEKGTNKEFACKTISKRKLTTEEDIEDVRREIRIMHHLAGHPNVISIVGAYEDAVAVHLVMELCAGGELFDRIIQRGHYTERKAAKLARVIVGVVQACHSLGVMHRDLKPENFLFVDHEEESLLKAIDFGLSMFFKPGEMFTDVVGSPYYVAPEVLRKHYGPECDVWSAGVIIYILLSGVPPFWDETEQGIFEQVLRGELDFVSEPWPSISAGAKDLVRRMLIRDPKKRLTAHEVLCHPWVQEGGLAPDKPLDSAVLSRLKQFSAMNKLKKIAIRVIAESLSEDEIAGLKEMFSMIDTDNSGQITLEELKKGLERVGANLKESELLWLMEAADVDNSGTIDYGEFIAAMLHLNKIQKEDHLYAAFTYFDQDGSGYITKEELQQACEKYGILDGNIDDIIREVDKDNDGRIDYSEFTAMMQETDFGKIGLPKA from the exons ATGGGAAACAACTGCGTGGGACCTGCCACCGGCGGCGGAAACACCTTCCTCCAATCCATGTCGGCGGCGGTCTGGAGGACGCGGCCGCCGGAGGCCAGGCTCCCGGCTCCAGACGGCTCATCCACAGCAGCAGCCACTAGCAACAGGGAGACTCCGTCACAGTCTCCGGCGCCATCAATTCCCGCTCCGAGAACCACCACCGCGGCCGTAGGAGGCAGCAAAGTCCCCGAGCAAATTGCTGTTCAGAGCACGCCTCCTGTAACGGTTAAAATAACTGCCTCGGAAACAAAACCGGCCCAACAGGCCCAAAAACCGGCTCAACCGACTGAAAAACCTGCTCAACCAGCTCAACAACAAGCTCAACCGGCTAAACCGGTGGCGAATAATGAACCTCCTCCAAACACTGGTggtaatggtggtggtggtgatggaggaGCTAACAAACCTACTCACGTGAAGAGAGGTTCAACCATTGGGCTTCAAGTGGATTCTGTGTTGGGTACGACAACCGGGAACTTGAAGGACCGGTTTAGCTTGGGTAGGAAGCTAGGGCAAGGTCAATTTGGGACAACTTTCCTTTGCTTGGAAAAGGGTACAAACAAAGAATTTGCATGCAAAACAATTTCCAAGAGGAAATTGACAACAGAGGAGGATATTGAAGATGTTAGGAGGGAGATTAGAATCATGCACCACTTGGCTGGTCATCCAAATGTGATTTCCATTGTTGGTGCTTATGAAGATGCCGTTGCTGTTCATCTTGTTATGGAGCTTTGTGCTGGTGGAGAGCTTTTTGATAGGATCATACAGAGAGGGCATTATACTGAGAGAAAAGCTGCTAAACTTGCTAGGGTCATTGTTGGTGTTGTTCAGGCTTGTCATTCTTTGGGTGTCATGCATAGAGACTTGAAGCCGGAGAATTTCTTGTTTGTTGACCATGAGGAGGAATCATTGCTTAAGGCTATTGATTTTGGGCTCTCAATGTTCTTTAAACCag GTGAAATGTTTACTGATGTGGTTGGAAGTCCATATTATGTGGCCCCTGAAGTTTTGCGGAAGCACTATGGGCCAGAATGTGATGTATGGAGTGCTGGGGTGATCATATATATTTTACTTAGTGGGGTTCCCCCATTTTGGGATG AAACGGAACAAGGAATTTTTGAGCAAGTTTTGAGAGGAGAGCTTGACTTTGTTTCTGAACCATGGCCTAGCATATCTGCAGGTGCAAAGGATCTTGTTCGAAGAATGCTTATAAGGGACCCTAAGAAGAGGTTAACAGCACATGAAGTTCTTT GCCACCCCTGGGTTCAGGAAGGAGGTCTTGCTCCTGATAAACCGTTGGATTCTGCTGTTTTATCTCGTCTCAAGCAATTCTCTGCGATGAACAAGTTGAAAAAGATTGCCATTCGA GTAATTGCTGAAAGTCTCTCTGAGGATGAAATTGCAGGACTGAAAGAAATGTTCTCGATGATAGACACAGATAATAGTGGACAGATCACTCTTGAGGAACTGAAAAAGGGTTTGGAGAGAGTGGGTGCTAATCTTAAAGAATCCGAGCTTCTATGGTTAATGGAAGCA GCAGACGTTGATAACAGTGGTACCATAGATTATGGTGAATTTATAGCAGCAATGCTTCATCTAAACAAAATCCAGAAGGAGGATCATCTATATGCTGCCTTTACTTATTTTGACCAAGATGGTAGTGGATACATTACAAAGGAAGAGCTTCAACAAGCTTGTGAAAAGTATGGAATTCTAGATGGCAACATAGATGATATAATACGCGAAGTTGACAAGGATAAT GATGGACGCATTGATTACAGTGAGTTTACTGCAATGATGCAAGAAACTGACTTTGGCAAAATTGGTCTACCTAAAGCATGA